In Candidatus Mycalebacterium zealandia, one DNA window encodes the following:
- a CDS encoding threonine synthase translates to MSFVQQLSCKECGRSYPKKALHVCEDCFGPLEVNYDYSAVKNALSREKIASRAPNIWRYAELLPIDEKPQAGFDVGFTPLLKAEKLGRALGHKNLYVKNDAVSFPTLSFKDRVVSVALSKALEFGYKTVSCASTGNLANAVASIAAERGLEAVIFIPHDLEKSKVINTVVYGAKLIGIKGTYDDVNRLCSEIAGKRDWAFVNVNMRPYYSEGSKSLGFEVAEQMGWKLPRHIVVPMASGSLLTKIHKAFGELREVGLIDDSEPAPVMHGAQAAGCSPISTAVKDGRDFFKPVIPDTIAKSLSIGNPADGYYAIKIINESGGWSEDASDDEIREGIALLAETEGIYTETAGGVTVASAKKLIAQGRIPDGEPTVLCITGNGLKTQDAIENSVSTPYLMEPNIEDFEKMFAENNSK, encoded by the coding sequence ATGTCTTTTGTTCAGCAACTTTCCTGCAAAGAGTGCGGGCGTTCATACCCGAAAAAAGCTCTGCATGTTTGCGAGGACTGTTTCGGTCCCCTGGAGGTCAATTACGATTATTCCGCCGTGAAAAATGCTCTTTCGCGCGAAAAAATTGCGTCTCGCGCTCCGAACATATGGAGATACGCCGAGCTTCTTCCCATTGATGAAAAACCGCAAGCCGGCTTTGATGTGGGTTTTACTCCGCTTCTCAAAGCGGAAAAACTGGGACGCGCTCTCGGGCACAAAAACCTTTATGTGAAAAACGACGCGGTTTCGTTTCCCACGCTTTCCTTCAAAGACAGGGTTGTTTCGGTCGCGCTTTCAAAGGCGCTTGAGTTTGGATACAAAACTGTTTCTTGCGCGTCAACGGGCAATCTCGCCAACGCGGTCGCTTCAATAGCCGCCGAGCGCGGACTTGAAGCCGTAATTTTTATTCCGCACGATCTTGAAAAATCCAAGGTGATAAACACCGTTGTTTACGGCGCGAAACTTATAGGCATTAAAGGCACTTATGACGATGTGAACCGCCTTTGCAGTGAAATCGCGGGCAAGCGCGATTGGGCTTTTGTGAATGTGAACATGAGGCCCTACTACTCCGAAGGGTCAAAAAGCCTGGGTTTTGAAGTGGCGGAGCAGATGGGCTGGAAGCTCCCGCGCCATATTGTTGTTCCCATGGCGAGCGGTTCTCTTTTGACGAAAATCCATAAAGCGTTCGGCGAACTGCGGGAGGTCGGGCTTATTGACGATTCCGAACCCGCTCCGGTTATGCACGGAGCGCAAGCGGCAGGTTGCTCGCCGATTTCCACCGCCGTCAAAGACGGAAGGGATTTTTTCAAGCCCGTTATACCGGACACAATCGCAAAATCGCTTTCAATAGGAAATCCCGCGGACGGTTACTACGCGATAAAGATCATAAATGAGAGCGGCGGATGGAGCGAAGACGCTTCCGATGACGAAATACGCGAGGGAATCGCCCTTCTTGCCGAGACCGAGGGCATATACACCGAAACCGCAGGCGGTGTTACGGTGGCGAGCGCGAAAAAACTGATAGCGCAGGGTCGCATACCTGACGGCGAGCCAACCGTGCTGTGCATAACGGGCAACGGGCTTAAAACTCAGGACGCGATTGAAAACAGCGTTTCAACCCCTTATCTTATGGAACCGAATATTGAGGATTTTGAAAAGATGTTCGCGGAAAACAACAGCAAATAA
- a CDS encoding molybdopterin synthase sulfur carrier subunit codes for MPLVRIPTPLRNLSGDRDELNVAAANIGDMIEKLEAECPGMKDRLCDESGEIRRFINIYVNNEDIRFLDGKETALSENDNVSIIPAIAGG; via the coding sequence ATGCCGCTTGTCAGAATACCCACCCCTCTCAGAAATCTTTCCGGAGACAGAGACGAACTCAACGTTGCCGCCGCAAATATTGGCGATATGATTGAAAAACTTGAAGCGGAATGCCCCGGAATGAAAGACCGGCTCTGTGACGAGAGCGGAGAAATCAGAAGGTTTATAAATATCTACGTCAACAACGAAGACATCAGGTTTCTTGACGGAAAAGAAACCGCCCTTTCAGAAAACGACAATGTTTCAATAATCCCCGCAATTGCGGGCGGATGA
- a CDS encoding tetratricopeptide repeat protein, with product MSKIIIKTVAEFHERLYELKKDNNLFYRGQSNAEWQVNCSAFRRLNHKSIEPDLATPLVIGYLQSLIDRLKMRGLADEENPKNLELLAKLQHQGAATGLIDFTRNPLIALWFACNENKEKDGAVHILSSSQTKEINNQNLEEEIEDFYNNHGDSNPWLWEPSARGNRTVAQSSIFVFGVVSIQPNRMDRFLVDKDSKTQIIEELQYTYGIDEESLFSDFSGYAVANSLNKTFDIERSVNYWKEKIDSANNDVEKARAHFHCGVAYYAVKNSTDAINQFSKTIELKPDYADAYYNRGGCYAKKGEYDKAIADYNEAINLKPNDADAYYNRGGCYAKKGEYDKAIADYNEAINLKPDYAATYNNRGGCYAEKGEYDKAIADCNKVINLKPDYVEAYYNRGGCYAKKGEYDKAIADCNEAINLKPDYAEAYYNRGGCYAEKGEYDKAIADYNKAIKLKPDYYLVYYNRAISFLHLQEFGKAKEDFTTAKDKGLDIVNLFNNEYGSVADFESKTSIKLPADIKEMLAKKS from the coding sequence ATGAGCAAAATCATTATAAAAACAGTTGCAGAATTTCATGAGCGGCTGTACGAACTTAAAAAAGACAACAATTTGTTTTATAGAGGGCAATCTAATGCAGAATGGCAGGTTAATTGCTCTGCTTTTCGTCGCCTGAACCATAAATCCATTGAACCAGACTTGGCAACGCCTCTGGTTATAGGCTATTTGCAATCTCTTATCGATAGGCTCAAAATGCGTGGATTGGCTGATGAAGAAAATCCGAAAAACTTAGAACTGTTAGCAAAATTGCAACACCAAGGGGCTGCCACAGGACTTATAGATTTTACCCGGAACCCTTTGATTGCTCTCTGGTTTGCCTGTAATGAAAACAAAGAAAAAGACGGGGCTGTTCATATTCTTTCCAGTTCACAGACAAAAGAAATAAACAATCAAAACCTTGAAGAGGAAATAGAGGATTTCTATAACAATCATGGTGATTCTAATCCATGGCTATGGGAACCTTCTGCTCGTGGAAATCGCACTGTGGCTCAAAGTTCTATCTTTGTCTTCGGTGTCGTTTCTATTCAACCAAATAGAATGGACAGGTTTTTGGTTGATAAAGATAGTAAAACCCAAATCATTGAAGAATTACAATACACATATGGCATTGATGAAGAATCGTTGTTTTCTGATTTTTCCGGTTATGCCGTGGCAAATTCTTTGAATAAAACATTTGATATTGAACGTAGTGTAAATTACTGGAAAGAAAAGATTGACTCCGCAAACAATGATGTGGAGAAAGCAAGAGCTCACTTTCACTGTGGAGTCGCATACTATGCGGTAAAAAACTCCACAGATGCTATAAATCAATTTAGCAAAACAATAGAACTTAAACCAGATTATGCGGACGCTTATTACAATCGCGGAGGTTGTTATGCAAAGAAAGGCGAATATGACAAAGCCATTGCTGACTACAACGAAGCGATAAACCTTAAACCAAATGATGCGGACGCTTATTACAATCGTGGAGGTTGTTATGCAAAGAAAGGCGAATATGACAAAGCCATTGCTGACTACAACGAAGCGATAAACCTTAAACCAGATTATGCGGCCACTTATAACAATCGTGGGGGTTGTTATGCAGAGAAAGGCGAATATGACAAAGCCATTGCTGACTGCAACAAAGTGATAAATCTTAAGCCAGATTATGTGGAAGCTTATTACAATCGTGGGGGTTGTTATGCAAAGAAAGGCGAATACGACAAAGCCATTGCTGACTGCAACGAAGCGATAAACCTTAAGCCGGATTATGCGGAAGCTTATTACAATCGTGGGGGTTGTTATGCAGAGAAAGGCGAATATGACAAAGCCATTGCTGACTACAACAAAGCGATAAAACTTAAGCCAGATTACTATCTTGTATATTACAACCGTGCAATAAGTTTTTTACACTTGCAAGAGTTTGGTAAAGCCAAAGAAGATTTTACAACCGCCAAAGATAAAGGTCTTGATATAGTTAATTTGTTCAACAATGAATATGGAAGCGTTGCGGATTTTGAAAGCAAAACAAGTATCAAATTGCCTGCAGATATAAAAGAAATGCTTGCAAAAAAATCGTAA
- the dnaJ gene encoding molecular chaperone DnaJ has translation MAKTDYYETLGVSRGANDDEIKKAYRKLAQKYHPDRNKDKKKAEEKFKEINEAYQVLSDENKRSQYDNFGHAGAGGQGFDFGRGFGGGAGGFEDLGGLFGDLFDDVFSGGAGRRGPAKGQDLILDLGISFEDAVFGCKKEVVIPRTVKCTDCGGKGGDKTVTCDQCGGSGNQTYRQGPFQMRQTCRGCQGRGELITEPCKKCRGNGVVTEKSKVNVSIPPGVDSGTRLRIRGEGQAADNGKGENGDLYIRCIVAEHETFRREGADLIREVQINFIQAIKGDEISIPSLSGDKINFKVPGGTQSGTVMRLKGKGIANMNGRGTGDLFVNVKVEIPKKLSGKQKKLIDELEKEF, from the coding sequence ATGGCTAAAACAGACTACTACGAAACGCTCGGTGTTTCGCGCGGCGCAAACGATGACGAAATCAAAAAAGCGTATAGAAAGCTTGCTCAGAAATATCATCCCGACAGAAACAAAGACAAAAAGAAAGCGGAAGAAAAATTCAAGGAAATAAACGAAGCGTATCAAGTGCTTTCAGACGAAAACAAACGCTCTCAGTATGACAATTTCGGACACGCTGGCGCTGGAGGGCAAGGTTTTGATTTTGGTCGCGGGTTTGGCGGCGGAGCCGGGGGTTTTGAAGATTTAGGCGGACTTTTCGGCGACCTTTTTGACGATGTTTTTTCAGGCGGCGCGGGGCGGCGTGGACCGGCGAAAGGACAGGACCTCATACTTGACCTTGGCATATCGTTTGAAGACGCGGTATTTGGGTGCAAAAAAGAGGTTGTGATACCCCGAACCGTGAAATGCACCGATTGTGGCGGCAAAGGCGGAGACAAAACCGTCACCTGCGACCAATGCGGCGGAAGCGGAAACCAGACTTACAGACAAGGACCTTTTCAGATGCGCCAAACTTGCCGTGGCTGTCAGGGCAGGGGCGAGTTGATAACGGAACCGTGCAAAAAATGCCGGGGCAACGGAGTTGTAACGGAAAAAAGCAAGGTCAACGTTTCAATTCCACCCGGAGTTGACAGCGGAACCCGCTTGAGAATCAGAGGCGAGGGGCAAGCCGCCGACAACGGCAAAGGAGAAAACGGCGACCTCTACATACGTTGCATTGTCGCCGAACATGAAACTTTCAGAAGAGAAGGCGCGGATTTGATACGCGAGGTACAAATAAACTTCATCCAGGCAATCAAGGGCGATGAAATCTCAATCCCGTCTTTGAGCGGCGACAAGATTAACTTCAAAGTACCGGGCGGAACTCAGTCGGGAACGGTTATGCGGCTCAAAGGAAAAGGAATTGCCAATATGAACGGCAGAGGCACGGGTGATTTGTTCGTAAACGTAAAAGTGGAAATTCCAAAAAAACTGTCCGGGAAACAGAAAAAACTTATTGATGAATTGGAGAAAGAGTTTTAG
- a CDS encoding MBL fold metallo-hydrolase, protein MIESGHCVDFMGLMEIFNCGQFFITRFSVPKSDSNYSYTVCCSETGKCAVIDPLSPGEILDHIASEAMSAEVIINTHSHPDHIAGNESAAKATGAPIVSHALGAEKTGARQTVGEGDGIKFGNLSFSVMHTPGHCTDHITLLIDGNAFVADTLFLSGCGNTRFGGNVNDLFNSVRRLGQLDDKIRVFCGHNYAETNLEFALSIEPDNTDAKRKLGEVRTNGNPVSTIGEEKLYNPFMRCGNEGVAEKMREVFPQARDEAKIFSELRELRNNW, encoded by the coding sequence TTGATTGAATCCGGGCATTGTGTAGATTTTATGGGACTTATGGAGATTTTTAACTGCGGACAGTTTTTCATAACAAGGTTCTCTGTTCCAAAAAGCGACTCTAACTACAGTTACACCGTCTGCTGTTCGGAAACGGGAAAGTGCGCCGTTATTGACCCCCTGTCGCCCGGGGAAATCCTTGACCACATCGCAAGCGAAGCAATGTCCGCGGAAGTCATCATTAACACGCACTCCCATCCCGACCACATAGCCGGAAATGAATCCGCGGCAAAGGCAACGGGCGCGCCGATTGTTTCACACGCACTTGGCGCGGAAAAAACCGGAGCACGGCAAACCGTGGGCGAGGGAGACGGCATCAAGTTCGGCAATCTGTCATTCTCGGTTATGCACACACCCGGACACTGCACCGACCACATAACGCTTCTTATTGACGGAAATGCTTTCGTGGCGGACACTCTGTTTCTTTCGGGTTGCGGAAACACCCGTTTCGGAGGCAATGTGAATGACCTTTTCAATTCCGTCCGGCGGCTTGGGCAACTGGACGACAAAATCCGTGTTTTCTGCGGGCACAACTACGCGGAAACAAATCTTGAGTTCGCGCTCAGCATTGAACCGGACAACACAGACGCCAAAAGAAAACTGGGTGAAGTAAGGACAAACGGCAACCCCGTTTCAACAATAGGTGAAGAAAAACTTTACAATCCGTTTATGAGATGCGGAAATGAAGGCGTGGCGGAGAAAATGCGCGAAGTGTTCCCGCAGGCGCGAGATGAAGCCAAAATTTTTTCTGAGCTCAGAGAGCTCAGAAATAACTGGTAA